The Mucilaginibacter terrae region TTAACACTAAACAGAGAACCAAGATCGCTACCAATGCCAGCGCCTGCCCCTACCTGCGGACTGTTTTTTTGATCTTTTACCAATATTTTACTCGATACATGCCATTGAGGTGAAACATATCCTGCGTAAAAAAATGCTATTATTAAACAAAATATAGCACTAATACCAAACAGCCACCAATATTGAAAAAGTTTTGCAATGATCAATTTCAAATCGATGACTTCATGTTGATTACCAGAACCAGATATGGCATTAGACTTAGGCGAAGAATACATAGATTTAAAGTTTGTTAGTACTGATTAATATCGCCACTAAAGAAATTAATGCTGCTGTTACAGCTGTTATCACACTCACACTTCGGTTTTGTATTGCATCCGAAGCTACAACCTTTGATTTCACAGGTTCTATATATAAATAATCATTTTGTCGCAAATAGTAGTAAGGCGAATTTAATATGTCACTCTTAGTAATATCTAACCTGATCATTTTACGGCTTCCGTCTTCAAACTGCCTTATAAGAACAATATTTTCACGTTTACCGTAAATTGTTAAATCGCCGGCCAAACCTAAAGCATCTAAAATGTTTACTTTTTCGTTGGATGCCACATAAACACCAGGCTTTGCCACCTCTCCCATTACTGTGATTCGAAAATTTGCAAATCGCAAATTCACCGTAGGATCTCTAAAAAGTTTTGATGCTTTGCCGCGGATTTCTTCGCGGGCCTGTTCAGTAGTAAGGCCGCTTACTTTGATTTTT contains the following coding sequences:
- a CDS encoding polysaccharide biosynthesis/export family protein, giving the protein MKKLDLLLKWCFVICVPIIISSCSSIKNVKYFTDIPDSQKITDLANLKYEEPRIQPDDILSLNIQTVDPSATQVLATGTLQNSAVGATTAGSTGSQTIAGYLVDNSGNIELPVLGKIKVSGLTTEQAREEIRGKASKLFRDPTVNLRFANFRITVMGEVAKPGVYVASNEKVNILDALGLAGDLTIYGKRENIVLIRQFEDGSRKMIRLDITKSDILNSPYYYLRQNDYLYIEPVKSKVVASDAIQNRSVSVITAVTAALISLVAILISTNKL